From the Carya illinoinensis cultivar Pawnee chromosome 4, C.illinoinensisPawnee_v1, whole genome shotgun sequence genome, one window contains:
- the LOC122308034 gene encoding cellulose synthase-like protein H1 isoform X1 yields MASLISLPLYEKTPCKSTVQRTSDFIIFFLLLSLVTYRLLHLKNHGLTWLLAFLCESWFTFVWFLVLNIKWNRVIFKTYPDHLLQGVPELPSVDMFVTTADPVLEPPIITVNTVLSLLAVDYPAQKLACYVSDDGCSPLTYYSLVEASKFAQLWVPFCRKYDIQVRAPFRYFSNDPIITLSDSTKEFQHEWKRMKNEYEQLSNKIEVAIKNCVPPCDFTGDFAEFSNVERKNHPTIIKVLWENEECLPDGLPHLVYISREKKHKHPHHYKAGAMNTLTRVSALMTNAPYMLNVDCDMFVNNPKVVLHAMCVLLDSKSESEIAYVQFPQRFYDGLKDDPYGNQVVVVYEYIARGIDGIQGPVYGGTGCFHRRKIIYGSSPDNVDSIDGKLAEVLSSGFGNSNELIKSAVDALKGKTGHEPYINLQSYVEAAYQIAGCGYEYGTSWGTKIGWIYGSTSEDVNTGQMIHKKGWRSAACTPDPPAFLGCAPSGGPTTMTQQKRWAAGLLEILFSKSCPIFGSLSVKLQWRQCLAYLWILTWGLRSIFELCYAALSAYCIIADSHFLPKVQEPALYIPVSLFITYNIYTLSEYLRAGQSVRAWWNNQRMARVTTMTAWLFGFLSVLLKLLGLSETVFEVTQKEQASNDGDDNDVGRFTFNESPIFVPGTTILLVHLTTLVVSLLKLQHPLAYDGNGSGPGEAFCSLWLVLCFWPFFKGLFGKGKHGIPKATIYKSATLAFLFIYWCRRIAMG; encoded by the exons ATGGCGAGCCTCATCTCTCTCCCTTTATATGAAAAAACACCTTGTAAAAGCACTGTGCAGAGAACCTCGGATTTCATAATCTTTTTCCTACTCCTTTCACTCGTTACTTATCGTCTCCTCCACCTCAAAAACCATGGGCTCACTTGGCTCCTAGCCTTCCTATGTGAGTCATGGTTCACCTTCGTTTGGTTTCTAGTCCTCAACATAAAATGGAATCGTGTGATATTCAAAACTTACCCGGACCATCTCTTGCAAGG GGTACCTGAGCTTCCCTCAGTGGACATGTTTGTGACAACTGCGGACCCTGTGCTAGAACCTCCTATCATCACTGTAAACACAGTGCTCTCTTTGTTGGCAGTAGATTACCCAGCTCAGAAACTTGCTTGCTATGTATCGGATGATGGCTGTTCTCCTCTTACCTACTATTCCCTTGTCGAGGCCTCAAAGTTTGCCCAACTTTGGGTACCATTTTGTAGGAAGTATGATATTCAAGTTAGAGCTCCATTTAGATACTTTTCCAATGATCCCATTATAACGCTGAGTGATAGCACAAAGGAGTTCCAACATGAATGGAAAAGGATGAAG AATGAGTATGAGCAGCTTTCCAACAAAATCGAGGTGGCGATCAAAAATTGTGTTCCGCCATGTGATTTTACAGGGGATTTCGCAGAATTCTCAAATGTAGAACGCAAAAACCATCCAACTATTATTAAG GTTTTGTGGGAGAATGAGGAATGCCTTCCAGACGGGTTACCCCATTTGGTCTATATATCTAGGGAGAAGAAGCATAAGCACCCACATCATTACAAGGCGGGTGCCATGAACACTCTA aCGAGAGTCTCTGCATTGATGACGAACGCTCCGTACATGTTAAATGTAGACTGCGATATGTTTGTGAACAATCCAAAAGTCGTTCTACATGCAATGTGCGTGTTATTGGATTCCAAGAGTGAATCAGAAATTGCATATGTTCAGTTCCCGCAAAGATTCTACGATGGATTAAAGGATGATCCTTATGGCAATCAGGTGGTGGTTGTGTACGAG TATATAGCACGTGGAATAGACGGAATTCAAGGACCGGTTTATGGTGGAACAGGTTGTTTTCACAGAAGGAAGATTATCTATGGTTCATCCCCTGATAATGTTGATTCAATTGATG GAAAATTGGCTGAGGTTTTGTCTTCAGGATTTGGGAATTCAAACGAATTGATCAAATCAGCTGTTGATGctttaaaaggaaaaactgGGCATGAACCATACATTAATCTTCAGAGCTATGTCGAGGCAGCATACCAAATAGCCGGTTGTGGGTACGAGTATGGCACTAGTTGGGGTACAAAG ATTGGTTGGATCTATGGATCGACATCAGAGGACGTCAATACTGGGCAAATGATTCATAAGAAGGGTTGGAGGTCTGCCGCTTGTACGCCAGACCCACCTGCCTTTCTAGGGTGTGCCCCCTCGGGCGGCCCTACTACAATGACCCAACAAAAGAGGTGGGCTGCCGGGTTGCTTGAGATTCTATTCAGCAAAAGTTGTCCCATATTTGGCTCCCTTTCTGTAAAGCTCCAATGGAGGCAATGTTTGGCCTATCTGTGGATCCTCACTTGGGGTCTACGCTCCATCTTCGAGTTATGCTATGCTGCCCTTTCTGCCTATTGTATTATTGCCGACTCCCACTTCTTGCCCAAG GTCCAAGAACCAGCTCTATATATACCGGTTTCTCTCTTTATAACTTACAACATATACACTTTATCCGAGTACTTGAGAGCTGGCCAGTCGGTGCGAGCTTGGTGGAATAACCAGAGAATGGCAAGAGTAACCACAATGACTGCATGGTTATTTGGCTTTCTTAGTGTTCTTCTCAAGCTCTTGGGATTATCCGAGACAGTCTTTGAGGTTACACAAAAGGAACAAGCCTCTAATGATGGTGATGATAATGATGTCGGTCGGTTCACGTTCAATGAGTCACCCATTTTTGTGCCAGGGACAACAATTTTGCTAGTTCATTTGACTACTTTGGTAGTGAGCTTGCTAAAGTTGCAACATCCACTAGCTTATGATGGGAATGGTTCTGGGCCAGGGGAGGCTTTCTGTAGTTTGTGGTTGGTGCTATGCTTTTGGCCATTTTTTAAGGGGCtttttggaaaaggaaagcATGGGATTCCCAAAGCCACCATATACAAGTCAGCCACTTTGGcatttctatttatatattggTGCAGACGAATTGCAATGGGATGA
- the LOC122308034 gene encoding cellulose synthase-like protein H1 isoform X3, with amino-acid sequence MVPELPSVDMFVTTADPVLEPPIITVNTVLSLLAVDYPAQKLACYVSDDGCSPLTYYSLVEASKFAQLWVPFCRKYDIQVRAPFRYFSNDPIITLSDSTKEFQHEWKRMKNEYEQLSNKIEVAIKNCVPPCDFTGDFAEFSNVERKNHPTIIKVLWENEECLPDGLPHLVYISREKKHKHPHHYKAGAMNTLTRVSALMTNAPYMLNVDCDMFVNNPKVVLHAMCVLLDSKSESEIAYVQFPQRFYDGLKDDPYGNQVVVVYEYIARGIDGIQGPVYGGTGCFHRRKIIYGSSPDNVDSIDGKLAEVLSSGFGNSNELIKSAVDALKGKTGHEPYINLQSYVEAAYQIAGCGYEYGTSWGTKIGWIYGSTSEDVNTGQMIHKKGWRSAACTPDPPAFLGCAPSGGPTTMTQQKRWAAGLLEILFSKSCPIFGSLSVKLQWRQCLAYLWILTWGLRSIFELCYAALSAYCIIADSHFLPKVQEPALYIPVSLFITYNIYTLSEYLRAGQSVRAWWNNQRMARVTTMTAWLFGFLSVLLKLLGLSETVFEVTQKEQASNDGDDNDVGRFTFNESPIFVPGTTILLVHLTTLVVSLLKLQHPLAYDGNGSGPGEAFCSLWLVLCFWPFFKGLFGKGKHGIPKATIYKSATLAFLFIYWCRRIAMG; translated from the exons AT GGTACCTGAGCTTCCCTCAGTGGACATGTTTGTGACAACTGCGGACCCTGTGCTAGAACCTCCTATCATCACTGTAAACACAGTGCTCTCTTTGTTGGCAGTAGATTACCCAGCTCAGAAACTTGCTTGCTATGTATCGGATGATGGCTGTTCTCCTCTTACCTACTATTCCCTTGTCGAGGCCTCAAAGTTTGCCCAACTTTGGGTACCATTTTGTAGGAAGTATGATATTCAAGTTAGAGCTCCATTTAGATACTTTTCCAATGATCCCATTATAACGCTGAGTGATAGCACAAAGGAGTTCCAACATGAATGGAAAAGGATGAAG AATGAGTATGAGCAGCTTTCCAACAAAATCGAGGTGGCGATCAAAAATTGTGTTCCGCCATGTGATTTTACAGGGGATTTCGCAGAATTCTCAAATGTAGAACGCAAAAACCATCCAACTATTATTAAG GTTTTGTGGGAGAATGAGGAATGCCTTCCAGACGGGTTACCCCATTTGGTCTATATATCTAGGGAGAAGAAGCATAAGCACCCACATCATTACAAGGCGGGTGCCATGAACACTCTA aCGAGAGTCTCTGCATTGATGACGAACGCTCCGTACATGTTAAATGTAGACTGCGATATGTTTGTGAACAATCCAAAAGTCGTTCTACATGCAATGTGCGTGTTATTGGATTCCAAGAGTGAATCAGAAATTGCATATGTTCAGTTCCCGCAAAGATTCTACGATGGATTAAAGGATGATCCTTATGGCAATCAGGTGGTGGTTGTGTACGAG TATATAGCACGTGGAATAGACGGAATTCAAGGACCGGTTTATGGTGGAACAGGTTGTTTTCACAGAAGGAAGATTATCTATGGTTCATCCCCTGATAATGTTGATTCAATTGATG GAAAATTGGCTGAGGTTTTGTCTTCAGGATTTGGGAATTCAAACGAATTGATCAAATCAGCTGTTGATGctttaaaaggaaaaactgGGCATGAACCATACATTAATCTTCAGAGCTATGTCGAGGCAGCATACCAAATAGCCGGTTGTGGGTACGAGTATGGCACTAGTTGGGGTACAAAG ATTGGTTGGATCTATGGATCGACATCAGAGGACGTCAATACTGGGCAAATGATTCATAAGAAGGGTTGGAGGTCTGCCGCTTGTACGCCAGACCCACCTGCCTTTCTAGGGTGTGCCCCCTCGGGCGGCCCTACTACAATGACCCAACAAAAGAGGTGGGCTGCCGGGTTGCTTGAGATTCTATTCAGCAAAAGTTGTCCCATATTTGGCTCCCTTTCTGTAAAGCTCCAATGGAGGCAATGTTTGGCCTATCTGTGGATCCTCACTTGGGGTCTACGCTCCATCTTCGAGTTATGCTATGCTGCCCTTTCTGCCTATTGTATTATTGCCGACTCCCACTTCTTGCCCAAG GTCCAAGAACCAGCTCTATATATACCGGTTTCTCTCTTTATAACTTACAACATATACACTTTATCCGAGTACTTGAGAGCTGGCCAGTCGGTGCGAGCTTGGTGGAATAACCAGAGAATGGCAAGAGTAACCACAATGACTGCATGGTTATTTGGCTTTCTTAGTGTTCTTCTCAAGCTCTTGGGATTATCCGAGACAGTCTTTGAGGTTACACAAAAGGAACAAGCCTCTAATGATGGTGATGATAATGATGTCGGTCGGTTCACGTTCAATGAGTCACCCATTTTTGTGCCAGGGACAACAATTTTGCTAGTTCATTTGACTACTTTGGTAGTGAGCTTGCTAAAGTTGCAACATCCACTAGCTTATGATGGGAATGGTTCTGGGCCAGGGGAGGCTTTCTGTAGTTTGTGGTTGGTGCTATGCTTTTGGCCATTTTTTAAGGGGCtttttggaaaaggaaagcATGGGATTCCCAAAGCCACCATATACAAGTCAGCCACTTTGGcatttctatttatatattggTGCAGACGAATTGCAATGGGATGA
- the LOC122308034 gene encoding cellulose synthase-like protein H1 isoform X2 — protein MASLISLPLYEKTPCKSTVQRTSDFIIFFLLLSLVTYRLLHLKNHGLTWLLAFLCESWFTFVWFLVLNIKWNRVIFKTYPDHLLQGVPELPSVDMFVTTADPVLEPPIITVNTVLSLLAVDYPAQKLACYVSDDGCSPLTYYSLVEASKFAQLWVPFCRKYDIQVRAPFRYFSNDPIITLSDSTKEFQHEWKRMKNEYEQLSNKIEVAIKNCVPPCDFTGDFAEFSNVERKNHPTIIKVLWENEECLPDGLPHLVYISREKKHKHPHHYKAGAMNTLTRVSALMTNAPYMLNVDCDMFVNNPKVVLHAMCVLLDSKSESEIAYVQFPQRFYDGLKDDPYGNQVVVVYEYIARGIDGIQGPVYGGTGCFHRRKIIYGSSPDNVDSIDGFGNSNELIKSAVDALKGKTGHEPYINLQSYVEAAYQIAGCGYEYGTSWGTKIGWIYGSTSEDVNTGQMIHKKGWRSAACTPDPPAFLGCAPSGGPTTMTQQKRWAAGLLEILFSKSCPIFGSLSVKLQWRQCLAYLWILTWGLRSIFELCYAALSAYCIIADSHFLPKVQEPALYIPVSLFITYNIYTLSEYLRAGQSVRAWWNNQRMARVTTMTAWLFGFLSVLLKLLGLSETVFEVTQKEQASNDGDDNDVGRFTFNESPIFVPGTTILLVHLTTLVVSLLKLQHPLAYDGNGSGPGEAFCSLWLVLCFWPFFKGLFGKGKHGIPKATIYKSATLAFLFIYWCRRIAMG, from the exons ATGGCGAGCCTCATCTCTCTCCCTTTATATGAAAAAACACCTTGTAAAAGCACTGTGCAGAGAACCTCGGATTTCATAATCTTTTTCCTACTCCTTTCACTCGTTACTTATCGTCTCCTCCACCTCAAAAACCATGGGCTCACTTGGCTCCTAGCCTTCCTATGTGAGTCATGGTTCACCTTCGTTTGGTTTCTAGTCCTCAACATAAAATGGAATCGTGTGATATTCAAAACTTACCCGGACCATCTCTTGCAAGG GGTACCTGAGCTTCCCTCAGTGGACATGTTTGTGACAACTGCGGACCCTGTGCTAGAACCTCCTATCATCACTGTAAACACAGTGCTCTCTTTGTTGGCAGTAGATTACCCAGCTCAGAAACTTGCTTGCTATGTATCGGATGATGGCTGTTCTCCTCTTACCTACTATTCCCTTGTCGAGGCCTCAAAGTTTGCCCAACTTTGGGTACCATTTTGTAGGAAGTATGATATTCAAGTTAGAGCTCCATTTAGATACTTTTCCAATGATCCCATTATAACGCTGAGTGATAGCACAAAGGAGTTCCAACATGAATGGAAAAGGATGAAG AATGAGTATGAGCAGCTTTCCAACAAAATCGAGGTGGCGATCAAAAATTGTGTTCCGCCATGTGATTTTACAGGGGATTTCGCAGAATTCTCAAATGTAGAACGCAAAAACCATCCAACTATTATTAAG GTTTTGTGGGAGAATGAGGAATGCCTTCCAGACGGGTTACCCCATTTGGTCTATATATCTAGGGAGAAGAAGCATAAGCACCCACATCATTACAAGGCGGGTGCCATGAACACTCTA aCGAGAGTCTCTGCATTGATGACGAACGCTCCGTACATGTTAAATGTAGACTGCGATATGTTTGTGAACAATCCAAAAGTCGTTCTACATGCAATGTGCGTGTTATTGGATTCCAAGAGTGAATCAGAAATTGCATATGTTCAGTTCCCGCAAAGATTCTACGATGGATTAAAGGATGATCCTTATGGCAATCAGGTGGTGGTTGTGTACGAG TATATAGCACGTGGAATAGACGGAATTCAAGGACCGGTTTATGGTGGAACAGGTTGTTTTCACAGAAGGAAGATTATCTATGGTTCATCCCCTGATAATGTTGATTCAATTGATG GATTTGGGAATTCAAACGAATTGATCAAATCAGCTGTTGATGctttaaaaggaaaaactgGGCATGAACCATACATTAATCTTCAGAGCTATGTCGAGGCAGCATACCAAATAGCCGGTTGTGGGTACGAGTATGGCACTAGTTGGGGTACAAAG ATTGGTTGGATCTATGGATCGACATCAGAGGACGTCAATACTGGGCAAATGATTCATAAGAAGGGTTGGAGGTCTGCCGCTTGTACGCCAGACCCACCTGCCTTTCTAGGGTGTGCCCCCTCGGGCGGCCCTACTACAATGACCCAACAAAAGAGGTGGGCTGCCGGGTTGCTTGAGATTCTATTCAGCAAAAGTTGTCCCATATTTGGCTCCCTTTCTGTAAAGCTCCAATGGAGGCAATGTTTGGCCTATCTGTGGATCCTCACTTGGGGTCTACGCTCCATCTTCGAGTTATGCTATGCTGCCCTTTCTGCCTATTGTATTATTGCCGACTCCCACTTCTTGCCCAAG GTCCAAGAACCAGCTCTATATATACCGGTTTCTCTCTTTATAACTTACAACATATACACTTTATCCGAGTACTTGAGAGCTGGCCAGTCGGTGCGAGCTTGGTGGAATAACCAGAGAATGGCAAGAGTAACCACAATGACTGCATGGTTATTTGGCTTTCTTAGTGTTCTTCTCAAGCTCTTGGGATTATCCGAGACAGTCTTTGAGGTTACACAAAAGGAACAAGCCTCTAATGATGGTGATGATAATGATGTCGGTCGGTTCACGTTCAATGAGTCACCCATTTTTGTGCCAGGGACAACAATTTTGCTAGTTCATTTGACTACTTTGGTAGTGAGCTTGCTAAAGTTGCAACATCCACTAGCTTATGATGGGAATGGTTCTGGGCCAGGGGAGGCTTTCTGTAGTTTGTGGTTGGTGCTATGCTTTTGGCCATTTTTTAAGGGGCtttttggaaaaggaaagcATGGGATTCCCAAAGCCACCATATACAAGTCAGCCACTTTGGcatttctatttatatattggTGCAGACGAATTGCAATGGGATGA